In the genome of Populus trichocarpa isolate Nisqually-1 chromosome 6, P.trichocarpa_v4.1, whole genome shotgun sequence, one region contains:
- the LOC7485463 gene encoding bZIP transcription factor TGA10 yields MPFMGFSRALGGGIVEEQQQLESKLFEGSFMATTATNNKVINHSTHLFEQQQQLQNHHQQQQNHQQQQQQQHDPRHLQEQHHHQIPYGIMQSSSSSSIPGNFMSKDAGAYDLGELDQALFLYLDGQDPSTVNQDQRQSGAGMRPPTLNIFPSQPMHVEPSKANTTSATGLVSSATGGSKKSSEPSMELANTRNVSAPGREPAKAIKREGKRKGPTTSSSEQEGPKTPDPKTLRRLAQNREAARKSRLRKKAYVQQLESSRIKLTQLEQELQRARAQGIFLCGGGEQGLPVGIANINSDAAFFDMEYARWLEEHHRLMCELRAAVQEHIPENELRLFVDNCLAHYDEMMNLKIMVAKTDVFHLVSGMWKTPAERCFMWMGGFRPSELIKIIVGQIEPLTEQQILGICGLQQSTQENEDALSQGLEALNQSLSDTIASESLSYPPNMANYMGQMAVAMNKLSTLEGFVRQADNLRHQTIHRLHQLLTTRQAARSLLAIAEYFHRLRALSSLWLARPRRE; encoded by the exons ATGCCATTTATGGGGTTTTCAAGAGCTCTTGGAGGAGGAATAGTGGAAGAACAACAACAGTTAGAAAGCAAGCTTTTTGAGGGTTCTTTCATGGCTACTACTGCTACTAACAATAAAGTCATCAATCACTCAACTCATCTATTtgaacagcagcagcaactacaaaatcatcatcaacaacagcaaaaccatcagcagcagcagcagcagcaacatgATCCTCGTCATTTACAAgagcaacatcatcatcaaattcCTTATGGAATCATGcagtcatcatcatcatcctcaatCCCTGGGAACTTCAT GAGCAAAGACGCTGGAGCTTATGACTTGGGAGAATTGGATCAAGCCCTTTTTCTCTATCTTGATGGACAAGACCCCTCCACTGTTAATCAAGACCAAAGAC AGAGTGGTGCAGGAATGAGACCTCCAACTTTGAATATTTTCCCATCTCAGCCTATGCACGTAGAGCCATCAAAG GCTAATACTACTAGTGCTACTGGATTAGTTTCTTCAGCAACTGGTGGTTCAAAGAAATCATCAGAACCGTCCATGGAATTGGCCAATACAAGAAACGTTTCTGCACCTGGCCGTGAACCAGCTAAAGCCATCAAG CGCGAAGGGAAACGTAAAGGTCCAACAACATCAAGCTCGGAGCAGGAAGGACCCAAGACACCAGACCCTAAG ACATTGAGGAGACTTGCTCAGAATAGAGAGGCAGCAAGGAAAAGCAGGCTAAGAAAAAAA GCTTATGTTCAGCAGCTAGAGTCAAGTAGGATTAAGCTTACCCAATTGGAACAAGAACTACAAAGAGCCCGAGCTCAA GGCATATTCCTATGTGGAGGTGGAGAACAAGGCCTTCCTGTTGGTATTGCCAATATTAACTCag ATGCTGCGTTTTTTGATATGGAGTATGCAAGATGGCTTGAGGAGCACCATCGCCTGATGTGCGAGCTTCGAGCAGCAGTACAAGAGCATATACCCGAAAATGAGCTCAGGCTCTTTGTTGACAACTGTTTGGCACATTATGATGAGATGATGAATCTCAAAATCATGGTTGCGAAGACCGATGTCTTCCATCTAGTTTCCGGCATGTGGAAGACTCCGGCCGAGCGGTGCTTCATGTGGATGGGAGGTTTCCGCCCATCTGAGCTCATCAAG ATAATAGTAGGTCAAATCGAGCCATTAACGGAGCAACAAATCTTGGGAATATGTGGTTTGCAACAATCAAcacaagaaaatgaagatgCTCTCTCTCAAGGGCTTGAAGCTCTCAATCAATCTCTTTCAGATACCATAGCTTCTGAATCATTGAGCTACCCTCCTAATATGGCCAACTACATGGGCCAAATGGCTGTAGCAATGAACAAGCTCTCCACTCTTGAAGGATTTGTTAGACAG GCAGATAATTTGAGGCACCAAACAATTCACCGGCTGCATCAATTACTCACAACCCGTCAAGCCGCAAGGAGTTTGCTTGCTATTGCCGAGTACTTCCATCGTCTTCGAGCTCTCAGCTCCCTCTGGTTGGCTCGTCCCCGGCGAGAATAA
- the LOC18099870 gene encoding FT-interacting protein 1 — MNPLAAPDHKDDFKLKDTKPQLGERWPHGGPRGGGGWISSERATSTYDLVEQMFYLYVRVVKAKDLPTNPVTGSCDPYIEVKVGNYKGETQHFEKKTNPEWKQVFAFSKERIQSSVVEVILRDRERVKRDDHVGKVVFDMHEVPTRVPPDSPLAPQWYRLEALHGDNKVKGEVMLAVWMGTQADEAFPEAWHSDAASVHREGVLNIRSKVYVSPKLWYLRVNVIEAQDVEPLDRSQLPQVFVKAQVGNQILKTKLCPTRTTNPMWNEDLIFVAAEPFEEQLILTVENKASPAKDEVVGRVDLPLQIFERRLDYRPVHSKWFNLERFGFGALEGDKGHELKFSVRLHLRVCLEGAYHVLDESTMYISDQRPTAWQLWKQPIGILEVGVLSAQGLLPMKTKEGRGTTDAYCVAKYGLKWVRTRTIIENFNPKWNEQYTWEVYDPSTVITFGVFDNCHLGGGEKPATGGGARIDSRIGKVRIRLSTLETDRIYTNSYPLLVLQPSGLKKMGELQLAVRFTCLSLANMIYLYGHPMLPKMHYLHPFTVNQLDSLRYQAMNIVAVRLGRAEPPLRKEIVEYMLDVDSHMWSMRRSKANFFRIVSLFSGVISISKWLGEVCKWKNPVTTVLVHVLFFILVCYPELILPTIFLYMFLIGIWNYRLRPRHPPHMDTKLSWAEAVHPDELDEEFDTFPTSKQQDVARMRYDRLRSVAGRIQTVMGDMATQGERFQALLSWRDPRATSLFVIFCLIAAVVLYVTPFKIITLVTGLFWLRHPRFRSKQPSVPSNFFRRLPSRADSML, encoded by the coding sequence ATGAATCCATTAGCTGCTCCTGACCACAAAGATGACTTCAAATTGAAGGACACAAAGCCTCAGCTTGGGGAACGTTGGCCTCATGGAGGACCACGCGGTGGAGGTGGGTGGATTAGCAGTGAAAGAGCAACAAGCACGTATGATCTTGTGGAGCAGATGTTTTATCTGTATGTCCGAGTTGTGAAAGCCAAAGATCTTCCCACAAACCCAGTAACTGGAAGCTGCGACCCCTACATAGAAGTTAAAGTCGGGAATTATAAAGGAGAAACACAGCATTTTGAGAAGAAGACCAACCCTGAATGGAAACAGGTTTTTGCATTCTCAAAGGAGAGAATTCAGTCTTCGGTAGTTGAAGTAATActgagagatagagagagagtgaAAAGAGATGATCACGTAGGAAAGGTGGTCTTTGACATGCATGAAGTGCCTACAAGGGTTCCACCAGACAGCCCCTTAGCCCCTCAATGGTATAGATTAGAGGCTCTCCATGGAGATAACAAGGTGAAAGGAGAGGTGATGCTTGCAGTTTGGATGGGTACACAGGCTGATGAAGCGTTTCCAGAGGCCTGGCACTCAGATGCTGCTTCAGTTCATAGGGAGGGTGTTCTCAATATCCGATCAAAGGTTTATGTTTCACCAAAACTTTGGTATCTTAGGGTAAATGTGATTGAAGCTCAGGATGTAGAACCGCTTGACCGAAGTCAGTTACCACAAGTTTTTGTGAAAGCTCAAGTTGGAAACCAGATACTCAAAACTAAGCTATGCCCAACCCGAACAACAAACCCTATGTGGAATGAAGATCTGATCTTTGTAGCAGCAGAGCCTTTTGAGGAGCAGTTGATACTTACTGTCGAAAATAAAGCAAGTCCTGCAAAAGATGAAGTTGTGGGGAGAGTAGATTTGCCACTCCAAATCTTTGAGAGGCGCCTGGATTACCGGCCAGTTCACTCCAAGTGGTTCAACCTTGAAAGATTTGGGTTCGGTGCTCTGGAGGGAGACAAGGGGCACGAACTCAAATTTTCAGTTAGGCTTCATCTCAGAGTTTGCCTTGAGGGTGCTTACCATGTACTAGACGAATCAACAATGTATATAAGCGACCAACGACCAACAGCTTGGCAGCTCTGGAAGCAGCCTATAGGAATCCTGGAAGTCGGTGTCCTAAGTGCGCAAGGGCTTCTTCCAATGAAAACGAAGGAAGGGAGAGGAACTACTGATGCTTATTGTGTAGCCAAGTATGGGCTGAAGTGGGTACGGACCAGAACGATCATTGAAAACTTCAATCCAAAATGGAATGAGCAGTATACATGGGAGGTGTATGACCCTTCCACAGTGATTACCTTCGGAGTTTTTGACAACTGCCACTTGGGTGGGGGTGAAAAACCGGCAACTGGTGGTGGAGCTCGAATTGACTCGAGAATTGGAAAGGTAAGAATTCGACTATCTACCTTGGAAACAGATCGAATATACACGAACTCCTATCCACTTCTAGTCCTACAACCATCTGGACTGAAAAAGATGGGAGAACTCCAACTAGCAGTTCGATTCACCTGCCTATCACTAGCAAATATGATTTACCTATACGGGCACCCCATGTTGCCGAAAATGCATTATTTGCATCCTTTTACTGTAAATCAGCTAGACAGTTTGAGATATCAGGCCATGAATATTGTAGCAGTAAGGCTTGGCAGAGCTGAGCCACCACTAAGGAAAGAGATTGTGGAGTATATGCTGGATGTGGATTCTCACATGTGGAGCATGAGAAGAAGCAAAGCTAACTTCTTCCGTATTGTGTCGCTTTTTTCTGGTGTGATCTCAATAAGCAAGTGGCTTGGTGAAGTGTGTAAATGGAAGAACCCAGTCACAACAGTCTTagttcatgttttatttttcatattggtCTGCTACCCGGAACTAATTCTGCCtactatttttctttatatgttcCTCATCGGAATATGGAATTACCGTCTCCGCCCAAGGCACCCCCCTCACATGGATACCAAACTTTCATGGGCAGAAGCAGTTCACCCAGATGAACTGGATGAAGAGTTTGACACTTTTCCCACATCAAAGCAACAAGATGTGGCGCGAATGAGGTATGACAGACTTAGGAGTGTTGCGGGAAGGATCCAGACCGTGATGGGAGACATGGCCACACAAGGGGAACGTTTTCAGGCTCTGCTCAGCTGGAGAGACCCAAGAGCAACCAGCCTATTCGTAATTTTCTGCCTTATTGCAGCTGTGGTGCTCTATGTAacaccttttaaaataattacctTGGTCACAGGCTTATTCTGGCTGCGACATCCTAGATTTCGCAGCAAGCAACCATCAGTTCCCAGCAATTTCTTCAGGAGGTTGCCATCTCGTGCTGATAGCATGCTCtga
- the LOC18099866 gene encoding 3,9-dihydroxypterocarpan 6A-monooxygenase-like, with amino-acid sequence MSKVSIMAGFQGYIIFFLIWLVSTILVRAILDKKRTKPRLPPSPFALPIIGHLHLLAPIPHQALHKLSTRCGPLIHIFLGSVPCAVASTPETAKEFLKTHETSLCDRPKSAAVDFLTYGSTDFSFAPYGPYWKFVKKICMTELLGGRMLDQLLPARHEEIGQFLQFLLKKANARESINVGSQLKRLTDNVISRMTMNQRCSDNDDEADEVRKLVHDVAELTGKFNLSDFIWFCKNLDLQGFGKRLKEVHEKFDPMMERIIKEHEEVRKIKKETDEGDSGKDLLDILLDISEDDSSTDQRRIKAFILVKSIRHKTFMIQYKSLVNWFKQASLL; translated from the coding sequence ATGTCCAAGGTTTCGATCATGGCTGGTTTCCAAGGCTATATCATATTTTTCCTGATATGGCTAGTCTCCACCATTTTGGTCAGAGCAATACTCGATAAAAAACGAACCAAACCTCGTCTTCCACCGAGCCCATTTGCCTTACCAATCATTGGACACCTCCATCTCCTTGCCCCAATACCTCACCAAGCTCTTCACAAGCTCTCAACCCGCTGTGGACCGTTGATTCATATATTCCTTGGTTCTGTCCCTTGTGCTGTTGCCTCTACACCTGAAACTGCGAAAGAGTTCCTCAAAACTCACGAAACTTCTCTCTGCGATCGTCCTAAGTCAGCTGCTGTTGATTTCCTAACATATGGATCAACTGATTTCTCATTTGCCCCTTACGGACCTTATTGGAAGTTCGTGAAGAAAATTTGTATGACTGAACTTCTTGGAGGTCGAATGTTAGACCAGCTGCTTCCAGCTAGGCATGAAGAGATCGGGCAGTTTTTACAGTTCTTGCTAAAGAAAGCAAATGCAAGAGAGTCAATTAATGTTGGAAGTCAACTTAAGAGGCTAACTGATAATGTTATATCGAGAATGACAATGAACCAAAGGTGTTCAGATAATGATGATGAAGCTGACGAGGTTAGGAAGTTGGTGCACGATGTAGCTGAGCTTACAGGAAAGTTCAATTTATcagattttatttggttttgcaAGAACTTGGATCTGCAGGGATTTGGAAAAAGGCTGAAGGAAGTCCACGAAAAGTTCGATCCAATGATGGAAAGGATCATAAAGGAGCATGAAGAGGTGAggaagataaagaaagaaactgaTGAAGGAGATTCAGGGAAGGATTTACTTGATATTTTGCTTGATATATCAGAAGATGATAGCTCAACTGACCAGAGAAGAATCAAGGCATTCATCCTGGTAAAGTCTATCAGACACAAAACTTTTATGATTCAATACAAGTCCCTAGTTAATTGGTTCAAACAAGCCTCGCTGCTTTAA
- the LOC18099867 gene encoding uncharacterized protein LOC18099867, translated as MVTVNIGMLHYVIDHIYGAFMHRTKISPPFFSRGWGGSKLELLERMIKDLFPEVEGQNWPPTLIQPIWRTVWETRTACLREGVFRTTCDEQLISALPPESHTARVAFLAPKCVPPQKTACVVHLAGTGDHTFDRRLRLGGPLLKQNIATMVLESPFYGRRRPMLQCGAKLLCVSDLLLLGRATIEETRSLLHWLDSEGGFGKMGVCGLSMGGVHAAMVGSLHPTPVATLPFLSPHSAVVAFCDGILRYGTAWEALREDLAVQKTVMTLEEARQRMRNVLSLTDVTRFPIPKNPNAVIFVAATDDGYIPKHSVLELQKAWPGSEVRWVTGGHVSSFLLHNDEFRRAIVDGLNRLEWKEPPL; from the exons ATGGTAACAGTCAATATAGGAATGCTTCATTATGTGATAGATCATATTTATGGAGCATTTATGCACAGAACCAAAATAAGCCCACCATTCTTTTCTAGAGGATGGGGTGGTTCAAAGCTTGAGCTTTTAGAGAGAATGATTAAGGACTTATTCCCTGAAGTTGAAGGCCAAAATTGGCCTCCAACTTTGATACAACCTATTTGGAGAACAGTTTGGGAAACCAGAACTGCTTGTTTAAGAGAAGGGGTTTTTAGGACTACTTGTGATGAGCAATTGATTAGTGCGTTGCCTCCTGAGAGTCACACTGCAAGGGTTGCTTTTCTTGCACCCAAATGTGTCCCGCCACAGAAGACGGCCTGTGTGGTTCATCTTGCAG GCACTGGGGACCATACATTTGATCGTAGATTGCGTCTTGGTGGACCATTATTGAAGCAAAATATTGCTACCATGGTGCTAGAGAG CCCTTTCTATGGACGGAGACGACCCATGCTGCAATGCGGTGCAAAGCTATTGTGTGTTAGTGACTTGCTTTTATTAGGTAGAGCAACCATTGAAGAGACACGCAGTCTCTTACATTGGTTAGACTCTGAGGGAGGGTTTGGAAAGATGGGTGTTTGTGGACTTAGCATGG GAGGAGTACATGCTGCAATGGTTGGATCACTGCATCCCACACCTGTTGCAACCCTTCCTTTTCTCTCCCCACACTCTGCTGTTGTGGCATTCTGTGATGGGATACTAAGGTATGGCACTGCCTGGGAGGCACTGAGAGAGGATCTTGCGGTGCAAAAGACTGTGATGACTCTTGAGGAGGCGAGACAACGGATGCGAAATGTGCTGTCTCTCACGGATGTCACGCGCTTTCCAATTCCCAAAAATCCCAATGCTGTAATATTTGTCGCTGCCACT GATGATGGTTACATACCAAAACATTCTGTTTTAGAGCTTCAAAAGGCTTGGCCAGGTTCAGAGGTGAGATGGGTTACTGGAGGACATGTCTCGTCCTTCCTTCTACACAATGATGAATTTCGAAGAGCGATTGTTGATGGGCTTAACAGATTAGAGTGGAAGGAGCCTCCTTTGTGA
- the LOC18099869 gene encoding polygalacturonase inhibitor, whose amino-acid sequence MNTLFLSLLISSTLLSLSLSKELCNPQDKQVLLQIKKDFGDPYLLASWKSDTDCCTDWYQVECDSTTNRIISLTVFAGNLSGQIPAAVGDLPYLQNLVFRKLTDITGPVQPAIAKLVHLTFLRLDRLNLTGTVPDFLSQLKNLTYLDLSFNGFSGSIPSSLALLPNLGALHLDRNKLTGSIPESFGTFKGSVPDLYLSHNQLTGEIPASLGNMDFSVIDLSRNKLVGDASMLFGLNKTTNNVYLSRNLFEFNLSNVVFPSTMENLDINHNKIFGSIPPQMTQLPLQSLNVSYNRLCGQIPVGGKLQSFDYSSYFHNRCLCGAPLGNCK is encoded by the coding sequence ATGAATACCCTTTTCCTTTCCCTACTCATTTCCAGTACCCTTCTTTCACTCTCCCTCTCAAAAGAACTTTGCAATCCCCAAGATAAACAGGTTCTCCTCCAAATCAAAAAAGATTTTGGCGATCCTTACCTCTTAGCCTCATGGAAGTCAGATACTGATTGCTGCACAGACTGGTACCAGGTTGAGTGTGACTCCACAACCAACCGCATCATTTCTCTCACCGTTTTTGCTGGCAACCTTTCTGGCCAAATCCCCGCTGCAGTTGGGGACTTGCCCTATCTCCAGAACCTTGTGTTTCGCAAGCTGACTGATATTACAGGCCCCGTACAGCCCGCCATTGCCAAGCTCGTACACCTAACGTTTCTCAGACTTGACAGGCTAAATCTCACAGGGACAGTACCTGACTTTCTCAGCCAGCTCAAGAATCTCACATACTTGGACCTCTCTTTTAACGGCTTCTCTGGATCAATACCAAGCTCACTAGCTTTGCTGCCAAATCTTGGTGCTCTTCACTTGGACAGGAACAAGCTTACGGGCTCGATCCCAGAATCATTTGGTACCTTTAAAGGCAGCGTACCGGATCTTTACTTGTCTCACAACCAACTTACTGGAGAAATCCCTGCATCATTAGGGAACATGGACTTCAGCGTCATTGATTTATCTCGCAACAAACTTGTTGGTGATGCTTCCATGTTATTTGGGCTAAACAAAACTACTAATAATGTGTATCTCTCCAGGAATCTATTCGAATTCAATTTGTCAAATGTGGTATTTCCAAGTACCATGGAAAATCTGGACATTAATCACAACAAGATTTTCGGTAGCATTCCTCCACAAATGACTCAGCTACCTTTGCAGTCCCTGAACGTGAGTTACAACAGGCTGTGTGGCCAGATTCCGGTAGGTGGTAAGTTGCAGAGCTTTGATTACTCCAGTTATTTCCATAACAGGTGCTTGTGCGGAGCTCCACTTGGAAACTGCAAATAG